A single window of Actinoallomurus bryophytorum DNA harbors:
- a CDS encoding branched-chain amino acid ABC transporter substrate-binding protein, which yields MKKAALGVALTVTALVTSACGQGILGGDSKKDKGPILLGMDIPLSGSSADIGPYMKNGGQLAIDELNAKGGVLGRKLQLRAEDDACDPKTAVAAANKLVAAGITVSVGGYCSGATLPTLPVFDRAKIPMVIPAANSTELVAQKLKHVFLVNGTGDQQAAAAIAWLTKSGAKKVAVLDDNTSYSKDIAVRTGAALDKPGAPDKTSLDAVTPGESDYSATVTNVLKGKPDFVYWTGYYQEGGLILRQLRQAGYTGKFMVGDGSVDTKLVKIAGDKAAEGTYATMTQTPDTIQGAQGWIANYKQKFGAEPGPYSTQAYDAVRVAAEAIKNADSTDGDKIVTALEGINGFPLFSGPLKFTPQHTLTSGGFVILVVKNGKFTLQDALK from the coding sequence ATGAAAAAAGCAGCGCTCGGCGTGGCCCTGACGGTGACCGCCCTGGTCACCTCCGCCTGTGGCCAGGGAATTCTCGGCGGCGACAGTAAGAAGGACAAGGGCCCGATCCTGCTCGGCATGGACATTCCGCTGTCCGGCAGCAGCGCCGACATCGGCCCGTACATGAAGAACGGCGGCCAGCTCGCCATCGACGAGCTCAACGCCAAAGGAGGGGTGCTCGGCCGCAAGCTGCAACTGCGGGCCGAGGACGACGCGTGCGACCCGAAGACGGCGGTCGCCGCGGCGAACAAGCTCGTCGCGGCCGGGATCACCGTGTCGGTGGGCGGTTACTGCTCGGGGGCCACGCTGCCGACCCTGCCGGTCTTCGACCGTGCCAAGATCCCGATGGTCATCCCGGCGGCCAACTCCACCGAGCTCGTCGCGCAGAAGCTCAAGCACGTCTTCCTGGTCAACGGCACCGGCGACCAGCAGGCCGCCGCCGCGATCGCGTGGCTGACCAAGAGCGGCGCCAAGAAGGTCGCGGTCCTGGACGACAACACGTCCTACTCCAAGGACATCGCGGTACGCACCGGGGCCGCGCTCGACAAGCCGGGCGCGCCGGACAAGACCTCGCTGGACGCGGTGACCCCGGGCGAGAGCGACTACTCCGCCACCGTCACGAACGTCCTGAAGGGCAAGCCCGACTTCGTCTACTGGACCGGGTACTACCAGGAGGGCGGCCTCATCCTGCGCCAGCTCCGCCAGGCCGGGTACACGGGCAAGTTCATGGTCGGCGACGGGTCGGTGGACACCAAGCTGGTCAAGATCGCCGGTGACAAGGCCGCCGAGGGCACGTACGCCACGATGACGCAGACCCCTGACACGATCCAGGGCGCCCAGGGCTGGATCGCGAACTACAAGCAGAAGTTCGGCGCCGAGCCCGGTCCGTACTCCACGCAGGCCTACGACGCCGTACGCGTGGCCGCCGAGGCCATCAAGAACGCCGACAGCACCGACGGCGACAAGATCGTCACGGCGCTGGAGGGCATCAACGGCTTCCCGCTGTTCTCCGGGCCGCTGAAGTTCACCCCGCAGCACACGCTGACCAGCGGCGGCTTCGTGATCCTCGTCGTCAAGAACGGCAAGTTCACGCTCCAGGACGCGCTGAAGTAG
- a CDS encoding DMT family transporter, with the protein MTKDQAPRRPHGRAPTMTALATTAVLWASAFPAIKSALDGYGVAGLSFLRLFVASVALASAAPILKVRVPASRDLPLIALCGLAGMSAYQVLLNWGEVCVPAGTASLLVSIAPVFSVVLAAAFLGERLSRRVVLGSVVAIAGSVLIAVAGGKAGYTAAAWVVLAAALVQGVYHFASKPLLRRYSAVEVACYSMWSGTVFLAPLAPAAFEHLPTASVASSVSVLLLGLLPSAVGFVTWGYAVSRSTVAAATAALYLVPAIAIAASFAWLGEVPTVVEIIGGMISIGGVALIRLHGRRGAADVTTTFAARQDGRRRTDEAGCFRGKA; encoded by the coding sequence ATGACGAAAGACCAAGCGCCGCGTCGGCCCCACGGCCGGGCGCCGACGATGACCGCCCTCGCGACCACGGCCGTGCTCTGGGCGTCGGCCTTTCCCGCGATCAAAAGCGCCCTCGACGGCTACGGCGTTGCCGGCCTTTCCTTCCTGCGCCTGTTCGTCGCGTCTGTGGCGCTGGCATCGGCGGCGCCGATACTGAAGGTCCGTGTCCCTGCCTCCAGGGACCTTCCGCTGATCGCTCTGTGCGGTCTCGCCGGCATGAGCGCCTACCAGGTCCTGCTGAACTGGGGTGAGGTGTGTGTCCCGGCCGGCACGGCGAGCCTGCTGGTGAGCATCGCGCCGGTCTTCAGCGTCGTGCTCGCGGCGGCGTTCCTCGGCGAGCGCCTCTCCCGCCGCGTGGTGCTCGGCAGTGTGGTGGCGATCGCCGGCAGCGTCCTGATCGCTGTGGCGGGCGGCAAGGCCGGATATACGGCCGCGGCATGGGTCGTGCTCGCCGCCGCGCTGGTCCAGGGTGTGTACCACTTCGCGAGCAAGCCCCTGCTGCGTCGCTACTCGGCGGTCGAGGTCGCGTGCTACAGCATGTGGAGCGGCACGGTCTTCCTGGCACCACTGGCGCCGGCCGCGTTCGAGCACCTGCCGACGGCCTCGGTGGCGTCGTCGGTGTCCGTCCTGCTGCTCGGCCTGCTACCGAGCGCTGTGGGCTTCGTGACCTGGGGGTATGCCGTGTCGCGGTCCACAGTGGCGGCCGCGACGGCGGCGCTCTACCTCGTCCCGGCCATCGCGATCGCGGCCTCATTCGCCTGGCTCGGCGAGGTCCCGACCGTCGTCGAGATCATCGGCGGAATGATCAGTATCGGCGGTGTCGCACTGATCCGCCTCCACGGTCGGCGCGGCGCCGCGGACGTCACCACCACCTTCGCGGCACGGCAGGACGGTCGGCGGCGGACGGATGAGGCTGGCTGTTTCCGAGGGAAAGCTTAG
- a CDS encoding branched-chain amino acid ABC transporter permease produces MTVADPPVKPVKGRGPTFITRFLQSRHLGWAGLAVGLLAPFVIATPYAMSVMTSALVFVMLAVGLNIVVGYCGLLDLGYAAFFAVGAYTSGVLSTRLHWPLVATVPFVIIVTLVAGIVIGGPTLRLRSDYLAIVTLGFGEIIRIIANNLDVTGGPDGIYGIPGLFGDAVTDPVVFYYAVLVVVAVAVLLAGRLGASRIGRAWRFVREDEDAAEAMGVHTYKVKLAAYMAGAVWGGLAGVLFASQLSAISPASFTFLQSALVLMAVVLGGMGSTPGVVLGAIVVSLLPEILRGLADYRFFAFGVLLIIAMIARPQGLWPHRSRER; encoded by the coding sequence ATGACGGTCGCGGATCCGCCGGTGAAGCCGGTGAAGGGCCGGGGGCCGACGTTCATCACGCGGTTCCTGCAGAGCCGCCATCTCGGCTGGGCGGGCCTCGCGGTCGGGCTGCTCGCGCCGTTCGTCATCGCGACGCCGTACGCGATGAGCGTCATGACCAGCGCGCTCGTCTTCGTGATGCTCGCCGTCGGGCTGAACATCGTGGTCGGCTACTGCGGCCTGCTCGACCTGGGGTACGCCGCGTTCTTCGCGGTCGGCGCGTACACGAGCGGTGTGCTGTCCACCCGGCTGCACTGGCCGCTCGTCGCGACGGTGCCGTTCGTGATCATCGTGACGCTGGTCGCCGGCATCGTCATCGGCGGTCCCACCCTGCGGCTGCGCAGCGACTACCTGGCCATCGTCACCCTCGGCTTCGGGGAGATCATCCGGATCATCGCCAACAACCTCGACGTCACCGGCGGACCGGACGGCATCTACGGGATCCCCGGGCTGTTCGGGGACGCCGTGACCGATCCGGTGGTCTTCTACTACGCCGTGCTGGTGGTCGTGGCCGTCGCGGTGCTGCTGGCCGGCCGCCTGGGCGCGTCCCGCATCGGCCGCGCCTGGCGGTTCGTCCGCGAGGACGAGGACGCGGCCGAGGCGATGGGCGTGCACACCTACAAGGTCAAACTGGCCGCGTACATGGCCGGAGCGGTGTGGGGCGGCCTCGCCGGGGTGCTGTTCGCCTCCCAGCTCTCGGCGATCTCGCCGGCGAGCTTCACCTTCCTGCAGTCCGCGCTGGTGCTGATGGCGGTCGTGCTCGGCGGCATGGGCTCGACACCGGGCGTGGTGCTCGGCGCGATCGTGGTCAGTCTCCTGCCGGAGATCCTGCGCGGCCTGGCCGACTACCGGTTCTTCGCGTTCGGCGTACTGCTGATCATCGCGATGATCGCCCGGCCACAGGGCCTGTGGCCCCATCGATCGAGGGAGCGGTGA
- a CDS encoding FecCD family ABC transporter permease, whose translation METHVRAGAGRPVLLLAALIAGLALLCLLSLAFGALNVPFGQVAGALIGHRESTAVDNVIWSVRVPRTALGLVAGAALGLSGALMQALTRNPLADPGLLGVTAGGGFGVVIAVGVLGLGTLYGYVWFAFAGALLASVVVYLLGRLGRSGLTPVKLALAGVAVSALLSSLTSAIVLTDSDALNRYRFWSAGSLGDQNGATVLAVLPFIGVGAVLAIACAPALNSLALGEDVAAALGRRPGLVRVQGVVAVTLLTGAAVATIGPIVFLGLVVPHVARVLAQWAGLGPDHRWLLPLSALIAPGLLLAADILGRMVDRPIEIQAGVLIAFLGGPFFIAMVRRRRLAEV comes from the coding sequence GTGGAGACGCACGTACGGGCCGGCGCCGGGCGCCCGGTCCTCCTGCTGGCCGCGCTCATCGCCGGCCTGGCCCTGCTCTGCCTGCTCTCCCTGGCCTTCGGCGCGCTGAACGTGCCGTTCGGCCAGGTCGCGGGCGCCCTCATCGGCCACCGCGAAAGCACCGCGGTCGACAACGTGATCTGGTCGGTCCGGGTGCCCCGCACCGCGCTCGGCCTCGTCGCCGGAGCGGCACTCGGCCTGTCCGGTGCGCTCATGCAGGCGCTCACCCGCAACCCGCTGGCCGACCCCGGGCTGCTCGGGGTGACCGCCGGCGGCGGGTTCGGGGTCGTGATCGCCGTCGGCGTGCTCGGCCTGGGCACCCTGTACGGGTACGTCTGGTTCGCCTTTGCCGGCGCGCTGCTGGCCAGCGTGGTCGTCTACCTGCTCGGCAGGCTCGGCAGGTCGGGGCTGACCCCGGTGAAGCTGGCCCTGGCGGGCGTGGCGGTGAGCGCGCTGCTGTCCTCTCTCACCAGCGCGATCGTGCTCACCGACTCGGACGCGCTCAACCGCTACCGGTTCTGGTCCGCCGGCTCGCTCGGCGACCAGAACGGCGCCACGGTGCTGGCCGTCCTGCCGTTCATCGGCGTCGGGGCCGTCCTGGCGATCGCGTGCGCGCCCGCGCTCAACAGCCTGGCGCTCGGCGAGGACGTCGCCGCCGCGCTCGGGCGGCGACCGGGGCTGGTCAGGGTCCAGGGCGTGGTGGCCGTGACGCTGCTGACCGGCGCGGCGGTCGCGACGATCGGCCCGATCGTCTTCCTCGGCCTGGTCGTCCCGCACGTCGCACGGGTGCTGGCCCAGTGGGCCGGTCTGGGCCCGGACCATCGCTGGCTGCTGCCGCTGTCGGCGCTCATCGCTCCCGGTCTCCTGCTGGCCGCCGACATCCTCGGCCGGATGGTCGACCGGCCGATCGAGATCCAGGCGGGTGTCCTGATCGCGTTCCTCGGCGGTCCGTTCTTCATCGCGATGGTCCGCCGCCGTCGTCTAGCGGAGGTGTGA
- a CDS encoding FecCD family ABC transporter permease yields the protein MTAREVPVPRYFRFALPPVSGLLRPRLIAVCLGLTAATFLVVCVSLSVGDFSIGLVDVVKAVAGTGDPGNVLIIRELRMPRVVTGLLVGVAFALSGALFQTMTRNPMASPDVIGLTEGSGTAVVAAIMLGWDGGLGLQTLGLLGGLASALLVYALAWRGGTTGYRIILVGIGVSWMCTSATDYLIARGGEFQAQAALGWLVGNLNGRGWDQAAPLALALAVLVPVALGLGRLMRTLQLGDDVAGGLGTPVQWVRLGLMVAGVGLIAFGTAAAGPIAFVALMAPQIAQRLAGTAWPPPITSAVTGGLVVAGSDLVARTLIPGTELPVGIVTGVLGAPVLLWLLIRANRAGSGG from the coding sequence GTGACCGCACGCGAGGTGCCGGTTCCGCGGTACTTCCGGTTCGCGCTGCCGCCGGTCTCCGGTCTGCTGCGCCCCCGGCTGATCGCGGTGTGCCTGGGCCTGACGGCCGCGACGTTCCTGGTCGTGTGCGTGAGCCTGTCGGTCGGGGACTTCTCGATCGGGCTGGTCGATGTCGTCAAGGCCGTCGCCGGGACCGGCGATCCGGGGAACGTCCTGATCATCCGGGAGCTGCGGATGCCGCGGGTCGTCACCGGGCTGCTCGTCGGCGTCGCCTTCGCCCTGTCCGGCGCGCTCTTCCAGACCATGACCCGCAACCCGATGGCCAGCCCGGACGTGATCGGGCTGACCGAGGGATCGGGTACGGCCGTCGTCGCGGCCATCATGCTCGGCTGGGACGGCGGCCTGGGCCTGCAGACGCTCGGGCTGCTCGGCGGGCTGGCCAGCGCGCTGCTGGTGTACGCGCTGGCCTGGCGTGGCGGCACCACCGGATACCGCATCATCCTGGTCGGCATCGGGGTGTCGTGGATGTGCACGAGCGCGACCGACTACCTCATCGCCCGTGGCGGGGAGTTCCAGGCCCAGGCCGCGCTCGGCTGGCTGGTCGGCAACCTCAACGGCCGGGGCTGGGACCAGGCCGCGCCGCTCGCGCTCGCCCTGGCGGTGCTGGTGCCGGTCGCCCTGGGGCTCGGCCGCCTGATGCGTACGCTCCAGCTCGGTGACGACGTCGCCGGGGGACTGGGCACCCCCGTGCAGTGGGTCCGGCTGGGACTGATGGTGGCCGGCGTGGGCCTGATCGCGTTCGGTACGGCCGCGGCGGGGCCGATCGCCTTCGTGGCGCTGATGGCCCCGCAGATCGCCCAGCGGCTGGCGGGCACCGCCTGGCCGCCGCCCATCACCTCGGCGGTGACCGGGGGACTGGTCGTGGCCGGCTCCGACCTGGTCGCGCGGACCCTCATTCCCGGTACGGAGCTGCCCGTCGGGATCGTCACCGGAGTGCTGGGCGCGCCCGTGCTGCTCTGGCTGCTCATCCGCGCCAACCGCGCGGGCTCAGGAGGCTGA
- a CDS encoding ABC transporter ATP-binding protein — METPAPDLRANGLSLAYDGAPVVTDLDLVVPPGRITAIVGANACGKSTLLRALARLLAPRHGTVRLDGRALRSIPTRELAQRLGILPQGPVAPDGLTVLDLVSRGRSPHQTWWRQWSKADQSAVYAALAATGITDLAGRSVDELSGGQRQRAWIAMAMAQGTQVLLLDEPTTYLDMAHQIDVLDLVTDLNQREGRTIVMVLHDLNQACRYADHMVAMKSGRIVAEGDPADVITAATVEDVFDLRCQVTTDPVSGTPLVIPISRHHVAAPVGE, encoded by the coding sequence ATGGAGACACCCGCCCCGGACCTGCGCGCGAACGGTCTGAGCCTGGCCTACGACGGCGCGCCCGTGGTGACCGACCTCGACCTGGTCGTGCCCCCCGGGCGGATCACCGCCATCGTCGGCGCCAACGCGTGCGGCAAGTCCACCCTGCTCCGCGCGCTGGCACGGCTGCTCGCGCCCCGGCACGGGACGGTCCGGTTGGACGGCCGTGCGCTGAGGTCCATCCCGACCCGGGAGCTGGCGCAGCGGCTGGGCATCCTCCCGCAGGGTCCGGTCGCACCCGACGGGCTGACCGTCCTCGACCTGGTCAGCCGCGGTCGCTCGCCCCACCAGACCTGGTGGCGGCAGTGGTCGAAGGCAGACCAGAGCGCGGTGTACGCCGCGCTGGCGGCGACTGGCATCACCGACCTGGCCGGCCGTTCCGTCGACGAACTGTCGGGCGGGCAGCGGCAGCGCGCGTGGATCGCGATGGCGATGGCCCAGGGCACCCAGGTGCTGCTGCTCGACGAGCCGACCACCTACCTCGACATGGCGCACCAGATCGACGTTCTCGACCTGGTCACCGACCTGAACCAGCGTGAGGGCAGGACCATCGTGATGGTCCTGCACGACCTGAACCAGGCGTGCCGCTACGCCGACCACATGGTCGCGATGAAGTCCGGCCGGATCGTCGCGGAGGGCGACCCCGCGGACGTCATCACGGCCGCGACCGTCGAGGACGTCTTCGACCTGCGGTGCCAGGTCACGACCGACCCCGTCAGCGGCACCCCGCTCGTGATCCCCATCAGCCGTCACCACGTCGCCGCACCCGTGGGCGAATGA
- a CDS encoding iron-siderophore ABC transporter substrate-binding protein — MLQAPRRTRSLAALASLLLTLGLVTACGSGKAASPAATGSAGGAFPVTIAHKFGATTIKAEPKRIVTVGLTDQDAVLALGKVPVGTTEWFGGFSGAIGPWAKDRLHGAPLPTVLKDTGTGPQVEKIAALRPDLILAVYGGLTKKQYQTLSKFAPVVAQPKQYNDFGVPWEVQTKTIGQALGKVGEADKLVSGVEQRFTQIRDDNPEFKGKTAVTATPYEGYFVYGSQDPRSRNLASLGFTLPADLDKLIGDKFGASISKERTDLLDQQVVVWSVSNVAKDAPKLHADKLYADLNVVKQGREIAVGEDTPYGIAYSFVTVLSLPYLLDRLVPQLKAAVDGDPATKVEQPAN; from the coding sequence ATGCTCCAGGCCCCCAGACGCACGAGGTCGCTCGCGGCGCTCGCCTCGCTTCTCCTCACCCTCGGCCTGGTCACGGCCTGCGGGTCCGGCAAGGCCGCGTCGCCGGCCGCGACGGGTTCCGCGGGTGGCGCGTTTCCCGTGACCATCGCGCACAAGTTCGGTGCGACGACGATCAAGGCGGAGCCGAAGCGGATCGTGACGGTCGGGCTCACCGACCAGGACGCCGTGCTGGCGCTGGGCAAGGTGCCCGTCGGCACCACCGAGTGGTTCGGCGGATTCTCCGGCGCGATCGGTCCCTGGGCCAAGGACAGGCTCCACGGCGCCCCGCTGCCGACCGTGCTCAAGGACACCGGAACGGGTCCGCAGGTCGAAAAGATCGCGGCCCTCCGGCCGGACCTGATCCTCGCGGTGTACGGGGGGCTGACCAAGAAGCAGTACCAGACGCTGTCGAAGTTCGCGCCGGTCGTCGCCCAGCCGAAGCAGTACAACGACTTCGGCGTTCCGTGGGAGGTGCAGACCAAGACGATCGGCCAGGCACTCGGCAAGGTGGGTGAGGCCGACAAGCTGGTCTCGGGTGTCGAGCAGAGGTTCACCCAGATCAGAGACGACAACCCGGAGTTCAAGGGCAAGACGGCCGTCACCGCCACCCCGTATGAGGGCTACTTCGTCTACGGCAGCCAGGACCCGAGATCGCGGAACCTCGCGTCGCTCGGATTCACGCTGCCCGCCGACCTGGACAAGCTGATCGGTGACAAGTTCGGCGCCAGCATCAGCAAGGAGCGTACGGACCTGCTCGACCAGCAGGTCGTCGTCTGGTCCGTGTCCAACGTGGCCAAGGACGCGCCCAAGCTGCACGCGGACAAGCTCTACGCCGACCTGAACGTGGTCAAGCAGGGGCGCGAGATCGCCGTCGGAGAGGACACCCCGTACGGGATCGCGTACTCCTTCGTGACCGTGCTGAGCCTCCCGTACCTGCTCGACCGGCTGGTCCCCCAGCTCAAGGCGGCCGTCGACGGAGATCCGGCCACCAAGGTCGAGCAGCCCGCGAACTGA
- a CDS encoding LysR family transcriptional regulator — protein sequence MLDVRRLSLLREFANRGTVSATAEALHLTGPAVSQQLAVLEREAGVPLLERTGRTLSLTAAGHVLVAHAEVLMGNVAQAESDLAALRGGTLGTVRIGAFPSAARAVVSRLWSATPADGVRQAPSLRLVEQEPELSIAALMRNDVDLAVVHAYTLLPRDLPACDATHLLDDQVVLALHPADAARRGLETGRPARLTEFAESDWLVPGPETSCHEMIQRACGAAGFVVHPIAHATDFSVLTALVEAGAGVALIPRLALPEGPLEISLHPLTRPVTRTVSALTRAGESRRPELRHTLDALQEAAANYLTRAREAGP from the coding sequence ATGCTTGACGTGCGGCGTCTGTCGCTCCTTCGAGAGTTCGCGAACCGTGGCACGGTCAGCGCGACGGCCGAAGCGCTGCATCTGACCGGGCCGGCCGTGTCACAGCAGCTGGCCGTGCTCGAACGCGAGGCGGGCGTCCCGCTCCTGGAGCGGACCGGCCGGACCCTGTCCCTGACCGCGGCCGGGCATGTTCTGGTGGCACACGCCGAGGTGCTCATGGGCAATGTCGCTCAGGCCGAGTCGGATCTGGCCGCGTTGCGGGGTGGCACGCTCGGGACCGTGCGCATCGGCGCGTTCCCGTCCGCCGCCCGCGCCGTGGTCTCCCGGCTGTGGTCGGCGACCCCTGCCGACGGAGTACGCCAGGCGCCGAGCCTGCGGCTGGTCGAGCAGGAGCCCGAACTCTCCATCGCCGCCCTGATGCGCAATGACGTCGACCTGGCGGTCGTGCACGCGTACACGCTGCTTCCCCGCGACCTGCCGGCCTGCGACGCCACGCACCTGCTCGACGACCAGGTGGTGCTGGCACTGCATCCGGCGGACGCGGCACGCCGCGGCTTGGAGACCGGCCGCCCCGCCCGGTTGACCGAGTTCGCCGAATCGGACTGGCTGGTCCCCGGACCGGAGACGTCCTGCCACGAAATGATCCAGCGCGCGTGCGGAGCCGCGGGATTCGTGGTGCACCCGATCGCACACGCCACAGACTTCTCCGTACTGACCGCGCTGGTCGAGGCCGGCGCCGGAGTCGCCCTGATCCCCCGCCTGGCCCTGCCCGAGGGCCCACTCGAGATCAGCCTGCACCCACTGACCCGGCCCGTGACCCGAACCGTGAGCGCACTCACCCGAGCCGGCGAGTCACGCCGCCCGGAGCTCCGCCACACACTCGACGCCCTCCAGGAGGCGGCCGCGAACTACCTCACCCGCGCCCGGGAGGCCGGCCCATAG
- a CDS encoding branched-chain amino acid ABC transporter permease: MTQLIWNGLFVGSFYALVALGYSMVYGIIKLLNFAHGDLYMLGAFSGFAMLGAMGGLVKSSSLVALLVVLVLTMLATGLSGIVIERVAYRPLRGAPRLSLLITAVGASFALEYGTRIVAGPNPKVYPVRLNGTSLNVLGARVTLQQLALMALSVVLMVALNLLITRTREGRAMRAIALDPRAALLMGIDVDKVIARTFFIGSALAGAAGVMAGGYYGKIDFLMGFIIGLKAFTAAVIGGIGNIPGTMLGGLVLGLLESFGTHWVGGQWRDVFAFGFLILFLAVRPTGLLGERVTERV, from the coding sequence GTGACCCAACTCATCTGGAACGGGCTGTTCGTCGGCTCCTTCTACGCCCTGGTCGCACTGGGCTACAGCATGGTCTACGGGATCATCAAGCTGCTCAACTTCGCCCACGGCGACCTGTACATGCTGGGAGCGTTCAGCGGTTTCGCGATGCTCGGCGCGATGGGCGGGCTGGTCAAGTCCTCCTCGCTCGTCGCGCTGCTCGTGGTGCTCGTCCTGACGATGCTCGCGACCGGCCTGTCCGGAATCGTCATCGAGCGGGTGGCCTACCGCCCGCTGCGCGGCGCGCCCCGGCTCTCCCTCCTGATCACCGCGGTGGGCGCGTCGTTCGCGCTGGAGTACGGCACCCGCATCGTGGCCGGGCCCAACCCGAAGGTCTATCCGGTACGGCTGAACGGCACGTCGCTCAACGTGCTGGGTGCCCGCGTCACGCTCCAGCAGCTCGCCCTGATGGCCCTCTCCGTCGTGCTGATGGTGGCGCTGAACCTCCTCATCACGCGGACGCGCGAGGGCCGGGCCATGCGGGCGATCGCGCTGGACCCGCGCGCCGCCCTGCTCATGGGCATCGACGTGGACAAGGTGATCGCGCGGACCTTCTTCATCGGCTCCGCACTGGCCGGCGCCGCGGGCGTCATGGCCGGCGGGTACTACGGGAAGATCGATTTTCTGATGGGCTTCATCATCGGGCTCAAGGCGTTCACCGCGGCCGTGATCGGCGGCATCGGCAACATCCCCGGCACGATGCTGGGCGGCCTCGTACTCGGCCTGCTGGAGTCGTTCGGCACACACTGGGTGGGCGGCCAGTGGCGCGACGTCTTCGCCTTCGGCTTCCTGATCCTCTTCCTGGCCGTGCGGCCCACCGGCCTGCTCGGCGAACGCGTGACGGAGCGGGTGTGA